In Alkalihalobacillus sp. FSL W8-0930, a single window of DNA contains:
- a CDS encoding M20/M25/M40 family metallo-hydrolase, with the protein MINETRIKEEFIELVKIDSETGNEGEIAKHLKKSFAELGLEVYEDDAAAQTGHGAGNLIATLPATAKGSNRTPIYFTSHMDTVVPGKQIKPEEKDGYIVTDGTTILGADDKAGLAAMFEAIRVLKEENLEHGTIQFIITVGEESGLVGARVLEADRISAEFGYALDSDGPVGDIIVAAPSQAKIHAKIFGRTAHAGVEPEKGISAITVAAKAVSKMPLGRIDQETTANIGRFEGGSQTNIVCDYVEVLAEARSLEERKLHKQVEKMKQAFEEAAEMMGTSAEVNVEITYPGYKKSDADQVVQIAQAAMQKIGRESRLLESGGGSDANIIAGLGIPTVNLAIGYENIHTTDEKMPLTELVKAAEAIIAITQEV; encoded by the coding sequence ATGATCAATGAAACAAGAATAAAAGAAGAATTTATTGAACTAGTAAAAATTGACTCAGAGACAGGCAATGAAGGTGAGATTGCTAAGCATTTAAAAAAATCATTCGCTGAACTTGGGCTAGAGGTATATGAGGATGATGCGGCTGCACAGACAGGACATGGTGCAGGCAATTTAATAGCTACTCTTCCTGCAACTGCGAAAGGAAGCAATCGTACACCTATTTACTTTACCTCACATATGGATACGGTGGTTCCGGGCAAACAAATTAAACCAGAAGAAAAAGATGGATATATTGTAACAGACGGAACGACCATTTTAGGAGCAGATGACAAAGCAGGACTAGCAGCGATGTTTGAAGCGATTCGTGTGTTAAAAGAAGAGAATCTGGAGCACGGAACGATTCAGTTTATCATTACGGTTGGTGAAGAATCTGGATTAGTTGGTGCAAGAGTCCTTGAGGCAGACCGAATTTCTGCTGAATTTGGATATGCACTTGATAGCGATGGACCTGTAGGCGATATTATTGTTGCTGCCCCGTCCCAAGCAAAAATACATGCCAAAATATTTGGACGTACTGCTCATGCAGGAGTAGAACCTGAAAAAGGGATTTCTGCTATTACTGTAGCAGCTAAAGCTGTATCTAAAATGCCTTTAGGAAGAATTGATCAAGAAACGACAGCTAACATCGGGCGTTTTGAAGGTGGTAGTCAAACAAATATTGTGTGTGATTACGTTGAGGTTCTAGCAGAAGCCCGTTCATTAGAAGAAAGGAAACTGCATAAGCAAGTAGAAAAAATGAAACAGGCGTTTGAAGAAGCGGCTGAAATGATGGGGACATCGGCAGAAGTGAACGTTGAAATTACGTATCCAGGCTATAAGAAATCTGATGCAGATCAAGTGGTACAAATCGCACAAGCTGCGATGCAGAAGATAGGCAGGGAATCAAGATTGCTTGAAAGTGGAGGCGGAAGTGATGCGAATATCATTGCTGGTCTAGGCATTCCTACTGTAAACCTTGCGATAGGATACGAGAATATCCACACAACCGATGAGAAAATGCCGCTCACAGAATTAGTGAAAGCAGCAGAGGCAATTATAGCCATTACTCAAGAAGTATAA
- a CDS encoding YvrJ family protein, whose amino-acid sequence MSGVELWVPLISEYGFPIMVTLYLLNRLERKLDKVTEAVEALPTKLS is encoded by the coding sequence ATGAGTGGAGTTGAACTCTGGGTGCCACTCATTAGCGAATATGGATTCCCGATTATGGTTACCCTTTATCTACTTAATCGATTAGAGAGAAAGTTAGATAAAGTAACCGAAGCCGTTGAAGCCTTACCAACAAAGCTATCGTAA
- a CDS encoding DUF1659 domain-containing protein, whose protein sequence is MNQRTRLTLQFVIGRGNDGKDLMATKSFQNIDGEASDAAIATTANALISLQQYQIYTVARQNTYILD, encoded by the coding sequence ATGAATCAACGTACAAGATTAACTCTTCAGTTTGTAATTGGCCGTGGGAATGACGGAAAGGACCTAATGGCAACAAAGTCTTTTCAAAACATTGATGGGGAAGCCAGTGATGCAGCAATTGCAACCACTGCCAATGCCCTGATTAGCTTGCAGCAATACCAGATCTATACAGTCGCTCGTCAGAACACGTACATTCTTGACTAA
- a CDS encoding PilZ domain-containing protein, which yields MRYKRDESFRYAFEPSISGAFHILMLNEQKVEMAEGELSILNLSPGGIRIQTQYKLPDPTTYSIKLEIRFYLENRPLCLKGSVQWVKPVAAGYEYGLELLSSDKEKEDVISEVKRFALTQRSLN from the coding sequence GTGCGTTATAAGCGTGATGAAAGCTTTCGTTATGCGTTTGAACCTTCAATAAGTGGAGCATTCCACATTTTAATGTTGAATGAACAAAAGGTTGAAATGGCAGAGGGCGAGCTATCTATTCTTAACCTTAGTCCAGGCGGTATTCGCATTCAGACTCAGTATAAGTTACCGGACCCAACAACTTATTCTATAAAGCTCGAAATTCGTTTTTATTTGGAGAATCGACCTCTTTGTCTAAAGGGATCTGTCCAGTGGGTGAAACCCGTTGCCGCTGGGTACGAGTATGGATTAGAACTTTTATCTTCAGACAAAGAAAAGGAAGACGTAATTAGTGAGGTAAAACGCTTTGCTCTTACTCAACGTTCTTTAAACTAA
- a CDS encoding L,D-transpeptidase: MLVAILMMVASPIWPIGENPISGDPFLIVNVSTNQLAFIHDNEVKEVLPVATGKESSQTPLGLFTVTVKANNPYYRKKNISGGDKNNPLGSRWIGFDALNTEGRTYGVHGTNRPHSIGYPVTAGCVRLTNETIEQLYDQIPLGTKILITDQSHSFEELGLQYGALTH, from the coding sequence ATGCTTGTTGCGATTCTCATGATGGTGGCTTCCCCTATTTGGCCTATTGGGGAAAATCCAATAAGTGGGGATCCTTTTTTAATTGTAAACGTTTCTACAAATCAACTCGCTTTTATCCATGACAATGAAGTAAAAGAAGTACTTCCAGTAGCAACGGGCAAAGAGAGTAGTCAAACGCCACTTGGTTTGTTTACGGTTACAGTTAAGGCGAATAATCCATATTATCGAAAGAAAAATATATCAGGTGGAGACAAAAATAATCCCTTAGGAAGTAGATGGATCGGTTTCGATGCATTAAATACAGAGGGAAGGACGTACGGGGTGCACGGGACAAATCGACCTCATTCGATCGGCTATCCTGTAACGGCTGGCTGCGTTCGTTTAACAAACGAAACGATTGAACAGCTATATGATCAGATCCCACTTGGGACGAAAATTCTCATCACGGATCAATCACATTCATTTGAGGAACTCGGATTACAGTATGGGGCGCTGACACATTAA
- a CDS encoding DNA polymerase IV: MRILFHVDMNSFFASVELSFRPELRGKPVAVAGSVEDRRGIIVTSTYEARAKGVRTAMPVWQAKKACPELILLKSNFDRYRTASRNMFEILRSYTSLVEPVSIDEGYMDVTQYHGQIHPYALAEQIQEHLLRDMNLPCSIGIAPNKFLAKMASDMKKPNGITILRKRELPQKLWPLSIHEMQGIGKKTVSKWEKANILTIGDLAQADPLFIAEKFGSTALKLQKRAQGSDERSVNPDSIHDFKSIGNSTTLPRDTSNEQKIDTILKQLSDSVSDRLAKKNVVAYGIQLTIKYHDWKITNKSEKVSDAFHTTDEIYLRARALFKRAWNNKPVRLLGISTYDLVDKQGAFKQLNLFTQEKDQKDYRIQQTMQTIQDKFGQHSLIKGANGYEARRKWIEQRSLRGTSLEKPDQTE; this comes from the coding sequence ATGCGTATCTTATTTCATGTCGATATGAATAGCTTCTTTGCTTCGGTTGAACTATCGTTTAGACCGGAATTAAGAGGCAAACCAGTTGCAGTAGCTGGTAGTGTGGAGGATCGTCGTGGCATTATCGTGACTAGTACATATGAAGCTCGAGCAAAAGGTGTAAGAACCGCTATGCCTGTTTGGCAAGCAAAGAAAGCGTGTCCTGAGCTCATCCTACTTAAATCAAACTTTGATCGTTACCGCACGGCATCGAGAAACATGTTCGAAATCTTGCGCTCCTATACATCGTTAGTTGAACCTGTCTCAATTGATGAAGGATATATGGATGTGACGCAATATCATGGGCAGATACATCCATACGCATTGGCTGAGCAGATACAAGAACATCTACTTAGAGATATGAACCTACCATGTAGTATTGGAATTGCTCCGAATAAGTTTCTTGCTAAGATGGCAAGTGATATGAAAAAGCCAAATGGAATTACAATCTTACGCAAGAGAGAGTTGCCTCAAAAGCTTTGGCCTCTCTCCATTCATGAGATGCAAGGGATTGGGAAGAAGACGGTTAGTAAATGGGAAAAAGCAAATATTCTCACCATCGGAGATCTTGCTCAGGCAGATCCTCTTTTTATTGCCGAGAAGTTTGGGTCTACGGCGCTTAAGCTCCAAAAAAGAGCGCAGGGTAGTGATGAACGATCTGTTAATCCAGACTCGATTCACGACTTTAAAAGCATAGGTAACTCTACAACATTACCGAGAGATACATCAAACGAACAAAAGATTGATACCATCTTAAAGCAGCTATCAGATTCAGTCAGTGACCGATTAGCGAAAAAGAATGTGGTTGCGTATGGTATACAACTTACGATCAAATATCATGATTGGAAAATCACAAATAAAAGTGAGAAGGTCTCAGATGCGTTTCATACAACAGATGAGATCTACCTTCGCGCAAGAGCACTCTTTAAGAGAGCCTGGAACAATAAGCCTGTAAGGCTGCTAGGCATTAGTACGTATGATCTTGTTGATAAACAAGGTGCTTTCAAGCAATTAAACCTTTTCACCCAAGAAAAAGATCAAAAGGATTATCGAATTCAACAAACGATGCAAACCATCCAAGATAAGTTTGGTCAGCATTCCCTTATAAAAGGCGCAAACGGATACGAAGCAAGAAGAAAGTGGATTGAACAACGTTCGTTGCGCGGGACAAGTCTTGAAAAACCAGATCAGACGGAATAA
- a CDS encoding BCCT family transporter, whose product MEDSKQSVASSKSVLYISTSIIAVLILWGALSPGSLGNASGKALDWIIETFGWFYMLLLSGFVLVGLGLAVSPFGRIRLGKEGEKPEHSWLSWVGMLFASGLGVGFVFFGVAEPLLYYLDTPVGIEPATVDSAESGIRYGVFHWGLHAWGAFSIVGLTLAYVQFRKGRPALISSAFYPLLGNKVNGWVGKLIDVFAVIATCAGVATTFGLSAMQITGGLSYVTSLPNSIYIQLAVILVVTILFIFSAVKGIDKGIKRLSNINLVLAALLLLFVLFTGPTLFVLENMVNTFGGYLSNVVSMSFTMTPYSESEWLGTNTIFFWAWHVSWSPFVGLFIARISKGRTVREFMAGVLIVPTVLAVIWFSVFGGSGLFFEMYQGAGLADIVSTDVENAMFVLLEQLPLTTLVSGMAIILILIFFVTSADSAAFVLGSMTSNGRLNPANKLKVMWGVLIAATASVLLISGDGGLDALQTAALTAALPFACILILMIVSVFMMMGRDLGYEKRKKRSEQLEVIKSEVKEEIKEDLYEELKEEVYDEVRQELQESEQKKTD is encoded by the coding sequence ATGGAAGATTCGAAACAATCCGTTGCATCTTCTAAAAGTGTGCTATACATCTCTACAAGTATTATTGCAGTATTAATATTATGGGGAGCTCTTTCCCCGGGATCACTAGGCAATGCCTCAGGTAAGGCACTTGATTGGATCATTGAAACCTTTGGATGGTTTTACATGCTCTTATTATCTGGTTTTGTTTTAGTTGGACTTGGCTTGGCTGTGTCACCTTTTGGAAGGATTCGTCTTGGAAAAGAAGGGGAAAAACCCGAGCATTCCTGGTTGTCCTGGGTTGGTATGCTATTTGCCTCCGGTCTTGGTGTTGGATTTGTGTTCTTTGGCGTGGCAGAACCACTTCTATATTATCTTGATACACCTGTTGGAATTGAGCCGGCAACAGTAGATTCAGCTGAGTCAGGTATCAGATATGGTGTATTCCACTGGGGCTTACATGCTTGGGGAGCATTTTCTATAGTTGGTTTAACCTTGGCATATGTTCAGTTTCGAAAAGGAAGACCAGCATTAATTAGTTCCGCTTTTTATCCCTTACTAGGTAATAAAGTAAATGGATGGGTAGGGAAGCTAATTGATGTGTTTGCAGTTATTGCAACGTGTGCAGGAGTAGCAACAACGTTTGGTTTAAGTGCTATGCAAATAACTGGTGGTCTTTCATATGTGACATCGTTACCTAACTCCATATACATACAACTAGCGGTCATTCTTGTGGTGACGATCTTATTTATCTTCTCAGCAGTTAAAGGAATCGATAAAGGAATAAAACGATTAAGCAACATTAATTTAGTTCTTGCTGCTTTGCTCTTATTGTTTGTTCTTTTCACAGGACCTACATTATTTGTGCTAGAGAACATGGTTAATACGTTTGGCGGTTATTTATCAAATGTGGTGTCCATGTCATTTACTATGACCCCTTACAGTGAAAGTGAGTGGTTGGGGACAAATACCATTTTCTTTTGGGCATGGCATGTCTCATGGTCTCCATTTGTTGGACTCTTTATTGCCCGTATTTCAAAGGGGAGAACAGTGCGAGAGTTTATGGCAGGAGTTTTAATTGTTCCGACGGTCTTGGCAGTGATTTGGTTTAGCGTATTTGGAGGATCTGGATTGTTCTTTGAGATGTACCAAGGAGCAGGACTCGCAGATATTGTTTCAACAGATGTAGAAAACGCGATGTTTGTTTTACTCGAACAACTTCCACTCACTACTCTTGTAAGCGGAATGGCTATTATTCTCATCCTCATCTTTTTTGTTACATCTGCTGATTCGGCTGCCTTTGTTTTAGGGTCGATGACTTCAAATGGCCGGTTGAATCCTGCGAATAAGCTAAAGGTTATGTGGGGGGTATTAATTGCCGCAACAGCTTCCGTATTATTAATAAGCGGGGACGGAGGGCTGGATGCCTTACAAACTGCTGCACTTACAGCAGCGTTACCATTTGCTTGTATCCTCATCTTGATGATTGTATCCGTGTTTATGATGATGGGACGGGATCTAGGCTATGAGAAACGAAAAAAACGTTCAGAACAGCTTGAGGTCATTAAGTCTGAGGTGAAGGAAGAGATTAAAGAGGATCTATACGAGGAATTAAAAGAGGAAGTGTACGATGAAGTAAGACAGGAATTACAAGAATCAGAACAAAAGAAGACAGATTAA
- the prli42 gene encoding stressosome-associated protein Prli42, which produces MQRKGLQKVVIYIMLVAIILSGMFMGVAGLGGL; this is translated from the coding sequence ATGCAAAGAAAAGGATTACAAAAAGTTGTGATTTATATCATGCTTGTTGCGATTATATTAAGTGGTATGTTTATGGGAGTTGCAGGTTTAGGTGGCTTATAA
- a CDS encoding LysE family transporter encodes MITAISAIVLGISLAAPVGPICLEIINRTLRNGFLGGIAVGIGGMTADALFMTTIYFGLGSLLTHVTTQAILYLCGCLFLAYLSIRTFKKAPESLWKDRHLYRPKKSIFWKCFYTGLIIALINPINIMFWFGIYGSVLNEIIERSSGLFILWYSLLIFIGILLWNLNLSFLTHFSSFLMKSKVLKGLNVVAATMLAFFSLHFGIQLYHLIS; translated from the coding sequence TTGATCACTGCGATTTCAGCTATCGTCTTAGGGATTTCTCTTGCTGCTCCTGTTGGCCCTATTTGTTTAGAAATTATTAATCGAACGCTTCGAAATGGGTTTTTAGGAGGAATTGCTGTTGGCATTGGCGGGATGACAGCAGACGCCCTCTTTATGACGACCATTTATTTTGGTCTTGGATCTTTACTTACACATGTCACAACACAAGCCATTCTTTATCTGTGCGGTTGTTTGTTTCTGGCTTATCTAAGTATTCGAACCTTTAAGAAAGCACCTGAGTCTTTATGGAAGGATCGTCATCTATATCGACCGAAAAAATCAATCTTCTGGAAATGTTTTTATACTGGTTTAATAATCGCCCTTATTAATCCAATTAATATTATGTTCTGGTTCGGTATCTACGGCTCCGTATTAAATGAGATCATAGAGAGATCAAGCGGTTTGTTCATTTTATGGTATAGTTTGCTTATTTTCATCGGAATTTTACTGTGGAATCTAAATCTTTCTTTCTTAACACACTTCTCTTCTTTTCTAATGAAGTCTAAGGTGTTAAAAGGGTTAAATGTTGTTGCTGCAACGATGCTAGCTTTCTTCTCACTTCACTTCGGGATTCAATTGTATCACTTGATTTCCTAG
- the msrA gene encoding peptide-methionine (S)-S-oxide reductase MsrA, producing the protein MTESTFQQATFAGGCFWCMVKPFDSYQGIESVVSGYTGGTTINPTYEEVCSESTGHYEAVQITFNPDEFSYESLLDVFWQQIDPTDPGGQFYDRGHSYKTAIFYHTEAQKEAALASKERLQASGRFNKPIVTDILPASTFYPAEEYHQDYYKKNPIRYKMYQKGSGREAFTKSNWGNK; encoded by the coding sequence TTGACCGAATCCACATTTCAACAAGCTACGTTTGCCGGAGGTTGCTTCTGGTGTATGGTTAAACCGTTTGATTCGTACCAAGGTATTGAGTCTGTCGTTTCTGGCTATACAGGTGGAACCACGATAAATCCAACGTATGAGGAAGTTTGTAGTGAATCAACTGGTCACTATGAAGCTGTTCAAATTACGTTTAACCCAGATGAATTCTCTTATGAGTCATTGCTAGACGTATTCTGGCAGCAAATTGATCCTACTGATCCAGGCGGTCAATTCTATGATCGAGGACATTCATACAAAACAGCCATCTTTTATCACACAGAGGCTCAAAAGGAAGCAGCGCTCGCATCAAAAGAACGTCTTCAGGCAAGTGGCCGTTTTAATAAACCGATAGTGACTGATATTCTCCCTGCGAGTACCTTTTATCCAGCTGAAGAGTATCACCAAGATTATTATAAAAAGAACCCAATCCGATATAAAATGTACCAAAAAGGATCTGGGAGAGAAGCATTTACTAAGTCAAACTGGGGGAATAAATAA
- a CDS encoding aromatic acid exporter family protein codes for MRFKIGYRTIKTAIGVLLATAISQALQLDSFGSAAVITILCISVTRKNSLRVSWHRFAACLLGMILSMAIFELIGYTPIVLGLFMLLFIPFVVALRLSLGIVTSSVIVLHIYTHANATVDLFVNELLLVVIGIGTALLMNLYMPSSERQLRVFKKQIEQNFSLILYEFSTYIRKGDSEWTGAEISDTVRLLDESKNLAIRERNNQILKEEDQYFHYFQMREKQFEILERLMPFITTIHGSVSQSENLADFLEELSKAVSPTNHVPYFLGQLEKMRETFKEMELPTTREEFEVRSALAYIMHELQQYLLIKDSLWNEKKDTNIKKRAF; via the coding sequence ATGAGATTTAAAATTGGCTATCGCACGATTAAAACAGCGATTGGTGTTTTGCTTGCAACAGCCATTTCACAAGCCCTTCAGCTTGATTCATTTGGATCAGCTGCCGTTATCACGATATTATGTATTTCTGTCACAAGAAAAAATTCATTAAGAGTATCCTGGCACCGTTTTGCTGCCTGTCTCTTAGGGATGATTCTTAGTATGGCAATCTTTGAACTGATTGGTTATACACCAATTGTTCTTGGATTATTTATGTTATTATTTATTCCTTTTGTTGTGGCGCTTCGGTTAAGTTTAGGGATTGTTACAAGTTCGGTTATTGTGCTCCATATATATACTCATGCGAATGCAACCGTTGATCTGTTTGTAAATGAACTTCTTTTAGTCGTGATCGGAATCGGAACGGCCTTATTGATGAACTTATATATGCCAAGCAGTGAGCGTCAATTACGAGTATTTAAAAAACAAATTGAGCAGAACTTCAGCCTAATTCTTTATGAATTCTCTACTTATATTCGTAAGGGAGACAGTGAATGGACTGGAGCGGAAATTTCAGACACTGTGCGTTTGTTAGATGAGAGTAAGAACTTGGCGATTCGTGAGAGAAATAATCAAATTCTTAAAGAAGAAGATCAGTACTTTCACTATTTTCAGATGAGAGAAAAGCAATTTGAAATTCTTGAACGCTTAATGCCATTTATTACAACCATTCATGGGTCCGTCTCGCAAAGTGAGAACCTTGCAGACTTTCTAGAAGAGTTAAGCAAGGCAGTGAGTCCAACCAATCATGTGCCGTATTTTCTAGGACAATTAGAGAAGATGCGTGAAACCTTTAAAGAGATGGAGCTCCCTACAACAAGAGAAGAGTTTGAAGTTCGATCAGCTCTCGCATATATCATGCATGAACTTCAACAGTATTTATTAATTAAAGACTCCTTATGGAATGAAAAAAAGGATACAAACATTAAAAAAAGAGCATTCTAA
- a CDS encoding DUF2922 domain-containing protein has protein sequence MSKKLDLLFEDQMGKQVTVSVDHPIEPVDAQLVQSVMETILTEDVFLASGGKLTTIKGARLVHHEVTAIPLGS, from the coding sequence ATGAGCAAAAAACTCGATCTTTTATTTGAAGACCAGATGGGAAAGCAAGTAACTGTATCCGTTGATCACCCAATTGAACCAGTGGATGCACAGCTTGTCCAATCAGTGATGGAGACTATTCTTACGGAGGATGTGTTTCTAGCTTCTGGAGGAAAACTTACCACGATTAAAGGGGCTAGATTGGTTCATCATGAGGTAACGGCCATTCCTTTAGGCAGCTAA
- the mce gene encoding methylmalonyl-CoA epimerase, whose amino-acid sequence MTIHWQDTGAHIAIAVHSIHQARTFYEHTLGLKFIKEETVVDQQVHVAFYSTGSLMIELIEPLTKESPVAAFLKKRGEGIHHLALGTKHIEQTMQTLTGRGIQFLNDTSTKGADGAHIAFISPSQTHGVLLEVCEKQ is encoded by the coding sequence ATGACAATCCATTGGCAAGATACTGGAGCTCATATAGCTATCGCCGTTCATTCTATACACCAGGCAAGGACGTTTTATGAACACACACTAGGCCTGAAATTCATTAAAGAAGAAACCGTTGTAGATCAACAAGTACATGTTGCATTCTACTCTACTGGGTCATTGATGATTGAATTAATTGAACCACTAACAAAAGAGAGTCCAGTTGCGGCATTTCTTAAAAAACGCGGCGAAGGCATTCATCATCTGGCGCTAGGAACAAAGCACATAGAGCAAACGATGCAAACACTTACTGGAAGAGGGATTCAATTTTTAAATGATACAAGCACTAAGGGAGCAGATGGGGCGCATATTGCCTTTATTTCTCCGTCTCAGACGCACGGTGTCTTGTTAGAAGTTTGTGAGAAGCAGTAG